One Fontisphaera persica DNA window includes the following coding sequences:
- a CDS encoding fumarate reductase/succinate dehydrogenase flavoprotein subunit encodes MKLDSRIPSGPLALKWDKCKFENKLVNPANKRKYEIIVVGAGLAGASAAATLGELGYKVKNFVYHDSPRRAHSIAAQGGINAAKNYQNDGDSVYRLFYDTLKGGDFRAREANVYRLAQVSVNIIDQCVAQGVPFAREYGGLLDNRSFGGAQVSRTFYARGQTGQQLLLGAYSALMRQVAAGTVQSFTHYEMLDLVVVEGQAKGIIVRNLITGEISRHNADAVVLATGGYGNVFNLTTYARQSNATAIWRAYKRGAGFGNPCFTQIHPTCIPVTGDYQSKLTLMSESLRNDGRIWVPKKAGDKRPPNEIPEEERDYFLERIYPSFGNLAPRDVSSRAAKRVCDEGRGVGETGRGVYLDFSDAIKRLGVDKVRERYGNLFDIYHEITNENAYQVPMRIYPAVHYTMGGLWVDYHLMSNIPGLFVLGEANFSDHGANRLGASALMQGLADGYFVIPYTIGNYLATQDPGKRPSTSHMAFQEAEENVRWIIKRLLSAKGKRTVHSFHKELGNIMWEYCGMSRNEAGLKKALQLIPALREEYWKNVNVPGEDNNLNQALERAGRVADYMELAELMCLDALERRESCGGHFREEYQYEDGECKRDDANFAHVAVWEYQGPNKAPVRHTEPLVYEEVKMGTRSYK; translated from the coding sequence TGAAAAACTTTGTTTATCACGACAGCCCCCGCCGGGCACACTCGATTGCGGCTCAGGGTGGCATCAACGCCGCCAAGAATTATCAAAATGATGGCGACTCAGTTTACCGGCTGTTTTATGACACGCTGAAGGGCGGGGATTTCCGCGCCCGCGAGGCCAACGTGTACCGGCTGGCCCAAGTGAGCGTAAACATCATTGACCAGTGCGTGGCGCAAGGCGTGCCCTTTGCCCGGGAGTACGGCGGGTTGCTAGACAATCGTTCTTTTGGCGGCGCGCAGGTCTCCCGCACCTTTTACGCGCGCGGCCAAACCGGTCAACAGCTCCTGCTGGGCGCGTACTCGGCATTGATGCGGCAGGTGGCCGCGGGGACGGTGCAATCCTTCACGCACTACGAAATGCTCGACTTGGTGGTGGTGGAGGGACAAGCCAAAGGCATCATCGTCCGCAACCTCATCACCGGCGAAATCAGCCGGCACAATGCCGACGCGGTGGTGCTGGCCACCGGCGGTTATGGCAACGTGTTTAATTTGACCACCTACGCCCGGCAATCCAATGCCACGGCTATCTGGCGCGCTTACAAACGCGGGGCCGGCTTTGGCAATCCCTGCTTTACCCAGATTCATCCCACCTGCATCCCCGTCACCGGCGATTACCAGAGCAAACTGACCCTGATGAGCGAATCGCTGCGCAATGACGGGCGCATCTGGGTGCCCAAAAAAGCGGGCGACAAACGCCCGCCCAATGAAATTCCCGAGGAGGAACGCGATTATTTCCTGGAGCGGATTTATCCCAGCTTTGGCAATCTGGCGCCGCGGGATGTCTCCTCCCGTGCCGCCAAACGCGTATGCGATGAAGGCCGGGGCGTGGGGGAAACGGGACGTGGTGTTTATCTTGATTTTTCGGATGCCATCAAGCGGCTGGGGGTGGACAAGGTGCGCGAGCGCTATGGCAATCTCTTCGACATCTACCATGAAATTACCAACGAAAACGCCTACCAGGTGCCGATGCGCATTTATCCGGCGGTGCATTACACCATGGGCGGTTTGTGGGTGGATTACCACTTGATGAGCAACATCCCCGGGCTGTTTGTGCTGGGCGAAGCCAACTTTTCCGACCACGGCGCCAACCGCCTGGGCGCCAGCGCCCTCATGCAGGGACTGGCGGATGGTTATTTCGTCATCCCTTACACCATCGGCAACTACCTGGCCACCCAGGACCCGGGTAAACGCCCGTCCACCTCCCACATGGCCTTCCAGGAAGCCGAGGAAAATGTGCGCTGGATCATCAAGCGGCTGCTGTCGGCCAAGGGCAAACGCACCGTGCATTCCTTCCACAAGGAGCTGGGCAACATCATGTGGGAATACTGCGGCATGTCCCGCAATGAAGCCGGCCTCAAGAAGGCCCTTCAGCTTATTCCCGCCCTGCGGGAGGAATACTGGAAAAATGTGAACGTGCCCGGCGAAGATAACAATCTGAACCAGGCTCTCGAACGCGCCGGCCGCGTGGCCGACTACATGGAACTGGCCGAGTTGATGTGCCTGGACGCTCTGGAGCGCCGCGAATCCTGCGGCGGCCATTTCCGGGAGGAATACCAGTACGAAGACGGCGAGTGCAAACGGGACGACGCCAACTTTGCCCATGTTGCGGTGTGGGAGTACCAAGGCCCCAACAAAGCGCCCGTGCGGCACACCGAACCGCTGGTGTACGAAGAGGTCAAAATGGGCACGCGCAGCTACAAATAA
- the zwf gene encoding glucose-6-phosphate dehydrogenase, giving the protein MLTAVSEDVFNCQLDAGRKAVTPCTVVIFGASGDLTARKLIPALYHLFAEGMLPAPFQVIGVARRHKTHETWRAELRAALERFSRSGTPPADKWQAFAEGVFYCEGDFNDSATYQRLREMLKAAPAEDLRRHLLFYLAVAPSQFGEISQQLHDAGLLQRLGEQTGWQRLVVEKPFGHDLQSARALNQHLLRLVDEQQIFRIDHYLGKETVQNILMFRFSNSIFEQLWNRQLVDHVQITVSEQHGVGDRGGFYEEAGALRDIGQNHLLQVLALVAMEPPVTLESEAVRNEKVKLLKSIRPITPAQAATQAVRGQYFAGTIDGQPVPGYRQEPRVRPDSNVETYMALKLQIDNWRWSGVPFYVRSGKRLPLSASEVRVQFRPAPNVLFAAQCGLQLDVNAITLRLQPHEGISLRFNGKVPGSSLRVRPVRMHFSYNTEFGAYTPEAYERLLLEALAGDATLFIRSDEVEAAWSLVDPIREAWSAPLSNREFYAAGTWGPVAADELMARDGREWRNPQPAA; this is encoded by the coding sequence ATGCTAACAGCAGTAAGCGAGGATGTTTTTAATTGTCAGTTGGATGCCGGTCGCAAAGCCGTAACGCCCTGCACGGTGGTCATCTTCGGCGCCAGCGGCGACTTGACCGCGCGCAAATTAATCCCGGCTTTGTACCATTTGTTTGCCGAAGGCATGCTGCCCGCGCCCTTTCAGGTCATTGGCGTGGCGCGCCGCCACAAAACTCATGAGACCTGGCGCGCGGAGTTGCGCGCCGCGCTGGAGCGGTTTTCACGCTCCGGCACGCCTCCGGCCGACAAGTGGCAGGCGTTTGCGGAAGGAGTGTTTTATTGCGAAGGCGACTTCAATGATTCAGCCACCTACCAGCGCCTGCGGGAAATGCTGAAGGCGGCGCCGGCTGAGGATTTACGTCGGCATTTGTTGTTTTACCTTGCGGTGGCCCCCAGCCAGTTTGGCGAGATTAGCCAGCAATTGCATGACGCCGGTTTGTTGCAGCGGCTGGGCGAGCAAACCGGCTGGCAGCGCCTGGTGGTGGAAAAGCCGTTTGGCCACGATTTGCAAAGCGCCCGGGCCTTGAATCAACATCTTCTACGGCTGGTGGACGAGCAGCAAATCTTCCGCATTGACCATTACCTCGGCAAGGAAACCGTGCAGAACATTTTAATGTTTCGGTTCAGCAACTCCATTTTTGAGCAGCTCTGGAACCGGCAACTGGTGGACCATGTGCAAATCACCGTGAGCGAACAGCACGGCGTAGGGGACCGGGGCGGCTTTTACGAAGAGGCCGGCGCCCTGCGGGATATTGGTCAGAATCATTTGCTGCAGGTGCTTGCGCTGGTGGCCATGGAACCGCCCGTGACGCTGGAAAGCGAAGCCGTGCGCAATGAAAAGGTCAAACTGCTCAAGTCCATCCGTCCCATTACTCCGGCGCAGGCCGCTACGCAGGCAGTGCGCGGCCAGTATTTTGCGGGAACTATTGACGGCCAGCCGGTGCCGGGTTACCGGCAGGAGCCGCGCGTCCGCCCGGACTCCAATGTGGAGACGTACATGGCCTTGAAGCTGCAGATTGACAACTGGCGCTGGAGTGGCGTGCCGTTTTACGTCCGCAGTGGCAAGCGCCTGCCCTTGAGCGCCAGCGAGGTGCGGGTGCAGTTTCGTCCCGCTCCCAATGTGTTGTTTGCCGCGCAATGCGGCCTGCAACTGGACGTCAACGCCATCACCCTGCGGCTGCAGCCGCATGAAGGCATCTCCCTCCGTTTCAACGGCAAGGTGCCCGGCTCCAGTTTGCGGGTGCGGCCGGTGCGCATGCATTTCAGCTACAACACGGAGTTTGGGGCCTACACCCCCGAGGCGTATGAGCGCCTGTTGTTGGAGGCGCTGGCGGGCGATGCCACGTTGTTTATCCGCAGCGACGAAGTGGAGGCGGCCTGGAGCCTGGTGGACCCCATTCGCGAAGCGTGGTCGGCCCCGTTGTCCAATCGGGAGTTCTATGCGGCAGGCACCTGGGGACCCGTGGCCGCCGACGAATTGATGGCCCGGGACGGCCGGGAATGGCGAAACCCCCAGCCAGCGGCCTGA
- a CDS encoding succinate dehydrogenase/fumarate reductase iron-sulfur subunit, which produces MKVKLKVWRQKNGSAPGAFEIYETPELNPNMSFLEMMDVVNEDLTLKGQEPIAFDHDCREGICGTCSLVINGKPHGPHRGVATCQTYMRSFKDGDTIIVEPFRAKPFPVIKDLIVNRKAFDKIMQAGGFISVRTGSAPDANSIPVPKENADRAMDAAACIGCGACVAACKNASAMLFVAAKVSHLGLLPQGQPERWRRAKAMVEAMDEAGFGACTVTGSCEAVCPKNISLDFIARLNRDYAVALLKGDPPQSAQGAG; this is translated from the coding sequence ATGAAAGTCAAACTCAAGGTTTGGAGGCAGAAAAACGGCAGCGCCCCCGGCGCCTTCGAGATTTACGAGACGCCGGAGTTGAACCCGAACATGTCTTTTCTGGAGATGATGGATGTGGTCAACGAGGACCTCACCCTCAAGGGTCAGGAGCCTATTGCTTTTGACCACGACTGCCGGGAGGGCATCTGCGGCACCTGTTCGCTGGTCATTAATGGCAAACCGCACGGGCCACATCGCGGTGTGGCCACCTGCCAGACCTACATGCGCAGCTTCAAAGATGGCGATACCATCATCGTGGAGCCTTTTCGGGCCAAACCATTTCCCGTCATTAAAGACCTCATCGTCAACCGCAAGGCCTTTGACAAAATCATGCAGGCGGGCGGGTTCATCTCCGTCCGCACCGGCAGCGCGCCGGATGCCAACAGTATTCCAGTGCCCAAGGAAAATGCCGACCGCGCCATGGACGCAGCGGCCTGCATTGGTTGCGGCGCGTGCGTGGCTGCCTGCAAAAACGCCAGCGCCATGCTTTTCGTGGCGGCCAAGGTCTCCCATCTGGGCCTCCTGCCACAAGGCCAGCCGGAACGCTGGCGGCGCGCCAAGGCCATGGTGGAGGCCATGGACGAAGCGGGATTTGGCGCCTGCACGGTGACCGGTTCTTGCGAAGCAGTTTGCCCGAAAAACATCAGCCTGGATTTCATTGCCCGCCTGAACCGCGACTACGCCGTGGCCCTGCTCAAAGGCGACCCCCCCCAATCGGCCCAAGGCGCCGGCTAA